The proteins below come from a single Saccharopolyspora sp. SCSIO 74807 genomic window:
- a CDS encoding chromosome partitioning protein: protein MLIGLCSVKGSPGVTTAALAMAARWPVGEASVLEADPSGSDLSARFCLPTSPGLVSLAAATRRPTAADVVADHVQRLTGGLPVVVGPVAAEQARAALSALTSRGHPVLQAAAGAPDSTVLVDAGRLEPSSPALPLVRDADALVVMARPRADELSHLASLLKPMATWARTPGLVLIGEGCSNREAERELGVPVMARLPHDRSGASMLCGHPRGRTPDRSALGQACARLARTVIDHIQAHRTSDAEAAVRATTNGQVL from the coding sequence ATGCTGATCGGACTGTGCTCGGTGAAGGGCTCGCCTGGCGTGACGACCGCGGCGTTGGCGATGGCCGCCCGGTGGCCTGTCGGCGAGGCGAGCGTGCTGGAGGCCGATCCGTCTGGCAGTGATCTCAGTGCCCGGTTCTGCCTGCCGACCTCGCCGGGGCTGGTGTCGCTGGCCGCGGCAACCCGACGTCCGACCGCGGCCGACGTGGTGGCCGACCACGTTCAGCGGTTGACCGGGGGGCTGCCGGTCGTGGTGGGCCCGGTGGCTGCCGAACAGGCACGAGCGGCGCTGTCAGCTTTGACCTCGCGTGGGCATCCGGTGTTGCAGGCTGCTGCCGGTGCACCGGACTCGACGGTGTTGGTGGATGCGGGACGGTTGGAGCCGTCCTCGCCTGCGTTGCCTCTCGTGCGCGATGCCGATGCGCTGGTGGTCATGGCACGACCTCGGGCCGACGAGCTCTCGCACCTGGCATCGCTGCTCAAGCCGATGGCGACCTGGGCGCGCACGCCGGGGTTGGTGCTCATCGGTGAGGGCTGCAGCAACCGGGAGGCCGAACGTGAGCTGGGTGTTCCGGTCATGGCCAGGCTCCCCCATGACCGTTCGGGCGCGTCGATGCTGTGTGGCCATCCGCGGGGCCGCACACCGGATCGCTCCGCGCTGGGGCAGGCATGTGCCCGGCTTGCCCGCACGGTGATCGACCACATTCAAGCCCACCGCACCAGTGACGCCGAGGCCGCGGTGCGGGCCACGACCAACGGGCAGGTGTTGTGA
- a CDS encoding ATPase, T2SS/T4P/T4SS family, whose protein sequence is MTSAEHDTVHETHPAASALRARVRTAVSEGLAERIRHDEQAGHPAPDQQARRSLAEQLAAEAADAYAHEELTRPSGAGLVPDEVERHVVASVLDEVFGMGGLQPLLANPEIENINVNGADRVFVRYADGRRAQLPPVADSDEELIGLVRSLAARSGVEERRFDRGSPGVNVELPDGSRMFAVMAVTGRPSVSIRRHRFQQVTLAQLRSLGTIDAGLEALLAAMVRARFNVLVVGGTAIGKTTMLRGLASAIPPAERLITIEDNFELGLDRDPAHPDVIAMQAREANVEGEGAISQAELVRWALRMSPDRVIVGEVRGAELVPMANAMSQGNDGSMATLHASTSRGAFTKLATYAAQSPERLGLEATNLLVASALHFVVHLAEARDDKTRVVSSIREVVDADDTQIISNEVYRPDPTGRAVPGVPLRTETVERLAEADFDASVLERGEGWWRP, encoded by the coding sequence ATGACCAGCGCAGAGCACGACACGGTGCACGAAACCCACCCCGCCGCTTCTGCATTGCGGGCCCGGGTGCGCACCGCGGTTTCGGAAGGTCTGGCCGAACGCATCCGGCACGACGAACAAGCCGGACACCCAGCACCAGACCAGCAAGCCCGGCGCAGTCTGGCCGAACAACTGGCTGCCGAGGCCGCAGACGCCTACGCCCACGAGGAGCTGACCCGCCCGAGCGGGGCCGGGCTGGTGCCCGACGAGGTCGAACGCCACGTGGTCGCCTCAGTGCTGGACGAGGTGTTCGGCATGGGCGGCCTGCAGCCGCTGCTGGCCAACCCGGAAATCGAAAACATTAACGTCAACGGCGCCGATCGCGTCTTCGTGCGCTACGCCGACGGGCGACGCGCCCAGCTACCGCCGGTCGCCGACTCCGACGAGGAACTGATCGGCCTGGTGCGCTCGCTTGCCGCACGGTCCGGGGTGGAGGAGCGCCGGTTCGACCGGGGCTCGCCCGGGGTCAACGTCGAGCTACCGGACGGGTCACGGATGTTCGCGGTCATGGCCGTGACCGGCCGACCCTCGGTGTCCATCCGCCGGCACCGGTTCCAACAGGTCACCCTCGCCCAGCTCCGCTCGCTGGGCACGATCGATGCCGGGCTGGAAGCGCTGCTGGCCGCGATGGTGCGCGCCCGGTTCAACGTGCTCGTCGTCGGCGGCACCGCGATCGGGAAAACGACGATGCTCAGGGGGTTGGCCTCGGCGATTCCGCCAGCTGAGCGGCTGATCACCATCGAGGACAACTTCGAACTCGGCCTGGACCGCGACCCGGCCCACCCGGATGTGATCGCGATGCAGGCCCGCGAAGCCAACGTCGAGGGCGAGGGCGCGATCTCGCAGGCCGAGCTGGTGCGGTGGGCGCTGCGCATGTCCCCGGACCGAGTCATCGTCGGCGAGGTCCGCGGCGCCGAACTCGTACCCATGGCCAACGCCATGTCCCAAGGCAACGACGGCTCGATGGCCACCCTGCACGCCTCCACCTCCCGCGGGGCATTCACCAAACTGGCCACCTACGCCGCCCAAAGCCCCGAACGGCTCGGGTTGGAGGCGACCAACCTGCTTGTGGCCTCCGCATTGCATTTCGTGGTGCACCTGGCCGAAGCCCGCGACGACAAGACCCGGGTGGTCTCCTCAATCCGCGAAGTCGTCGACGCCGACGACACCCAGATCATCTCCAACGAGGTATACCGCCCCGATCCCACCGGCCGCGCGGTCCCCGGAGTGCCGCTGCGCACCGAAACGGTGGAACGGCTCGCCGAGGCCGACTTCGACGCGAGTGTGCTGGAGCGCGGCGAAGGGTGGTGGCGGCCATGA